In Mercurialis annua linkage group LG6, ddMerAnnu1.2, whole genome shotgun sequence, the following are encoded in one genomic region:
- the LOC126653803 gene encoding sphinganine C4-monooxygenase 1, with product MGFQISDELLGTFVPIIVYWAYSGLYICLGCFDNYRLHTKQDEDEKNLVSKSTVLKGVLLQQSIQAVVAIILFTVTGDDSQDASGEKPSLIVLASQFVTGMVILDTWQYFMHRYMHYNKFLYKHIHSQHHRLVVPYAFGALYNHPAEGLLLDTIGGVLSFLLSGMSPRTSIFFFSFATIKTVDDHCGLWLPGNLFHAVFKNNTAYHDVHHQLYGSKYNFSQPFFVTWDKMLGTYMPYTLEKREEGGFEARPAKDCKAD from the exons atgggttttcaaattTCGGATGAATTGTTGGGTACTTTTGTTCCGATCATAGTTTATTGGGCGTATTCGGGATTATATATTTGTTTAGGGTGTTTTGATAATTACAGGTTGCATACTAAGCAGGATGAAGATGAGAAAAATTTGGTATCTAAATCTACTGTTCTTAAAGGTGTTCTTCTTCAGCAATCTATTCAAGCCGTTGTTGCCATCATCTTGTTCACG GTAACCGGAGATGATTCGCAGGATGCTTCGGGTGAAAAACCGTCGCTAATAGTTCTAGCTAGTCAGTTTGTTACTGGAATGGTGATTCTGGATACTTGGCAGTATTTTATGCATAGATATATGCATTACAATAAGTTTCTGTACAAGCATATCCATTCTCAACACCACCGCCTTGTTGTCCCGTATGCGTTTGGAGCTCTCTACAATCATCCCGCAGAGGGGCTTTTGCTGGACACGATTGGAGGGGTTTTATCGTTTCTTCTCTCGGGCATGTCTCCTAGAACctccattttcttcttctcGTTTGCTACCATCAAAACCGTAGATGATCATTGTGGGTTATGGCTTCCGGGGAACCTTTTCCACGCCGTCTTTAAGAATAACACTGCCTACCACGATGTCCATCATCAGCTTTACGGTAGCAAATACAACTTTTCGCAGCCTTTCTTTGTTACATGGGATAAAATGCTCGGAACTTATATGCCGTACACTCTTGAGAAGCGAGAAGAAGGTGGCTTTGAAGCACGCCCTGCTAAAGACTGTAAAGCAGACTAA